A stretch of Paenibacillus mucilaginosus 3016 DNA encodes these proteins:
- a CDS encoding ABC transporter substrate-binding protein, whose protein sequence is MQKKRKTIGLIGLLTVLALTGCGTKAQPGASAPAAGAGTQESAAASGTLSGTLNFYTSQPEEDVTKLVAAFQGKYPDVRVAPFRSGTEEVIAKVQAEKQAGKVQADLLLLADSVTFESLKRQDLLAAYQSPEAAKLPPGYADGDGAYTGTKIIATVLAVHTGKVKTVPASWKALAAPENKNAAVMPSPLYSGAAAYNIGVFTRTEGFGWDYLRSLKEGGMTVVKGNGAVLKSVASGEKSMAMVVDYLVAREKAKGSPVDLVYPSEGVPVITEPIAIVKNSPNRKLAEAFVDFVLSEEGQTLASKLGYTPLREGVPAPQGLKALKDIKVLSASPAELVEAREADKKQFTEVFGQ, encoded by the coding sequence ATGCAAAAGAAGCGCAAAACCATCGGACTCATCGGACTATTGACCGTACTCGCCCTGACCGGATGCGGTACCAAAGCCCAGCCGGGCGCATCCGCCCCGGCGGCCGGAGCAGGAACACAGGAGAGCGCCGCCGCGTCCGGCACTTTGTCGGGAACGCTGAATTTCTATACGTCCCAGCCCGAGGAGGATGTGACGAAGCTTGTCGCCGCCTTCCAGGGCAAGTATCCGGACGTGCGGGTCGCCCCGTTCCGTTCGGGAACCGAGGAGGTCATCGCGAAGGTGCAGGCGGAGAAGCAGGCCGGCAAGGTGCAGGCGGATCTGCTGCTGCTGGCCGACAGCGTCACCTTCGAATCGCTGAAGCGGCAGGATCTGCTCGCCGCATACCAGTCGCCGGAAGCGGCCAAGCTTCCGCCGGGCTACGCCGACGGGGACGGAGCCTACACCGGCACCAAAATCATCGCCACCGTGCTCGCCGTCCATACAGGCAAGGTGAAGACCGTGCCGGCTTCGTGGAAGGCGCTCGCGGCGCCGGAGAACAAGAATGCGGCCGTAATGCCTAGCCCGCTGTATTCCGGCGCGGCCGCTTACAATATCGGCGTGTTCACCCGGACGGAGGGCTTCGGCTGGGACTATCTCCGCAGCCTCAAGGAGGGCGGCATGACGGTCGTCAAGGGCAACGGGGCCGTCCTGAAGTCCGTCGCCTCGGGGGAGAAGTCCATGGCGATGGTGGTCGACTACCTCGTCGCACGGGAGAAGGCCAAGGGCTCGCCGGTCGATCTCGTGTACCCGTCCGAAGGGGTGCCGGTGATCACCGAGCCGATCGCGATCGTCAAGAACAGTCCGAACCGGAAGCTGGCCGAAGCATTCGTGGACTTCGTGCTCTCGGAGGAAGGGCAGACGCTGGCCTCCAAGCTTGGCTATACGCCGCTTCGCGAAGGGGTGCCAGCCCCGCAGGGCTTGAAGGCTCTGAAGGACATCAAGGTGCTGTCCGCCAGCCCGGCCGAGCTCGTGGAAGCGCGGGAAGCGGATAAGAAGCAGTTCACCGAGGTGTTCGGCCAATAA
- a CDS encoding aldo/keto reductase, which yields MNYRQLGHTELRVSEVSFGTWAIGGSWGQTSDEEALRGLQRAMDEGVNFFDTADVYGSGHAEELLAKATRGQEDRIHIATKFCRAGDIHDPATYSEEQVRSYCENSLKRLQRERIDLYQIHCPPLAILKDGTVFEVLDKLQQEGKIRHYGVSVETVEEGLFCLGVPGVKALQVIFNLFRQKPAEELFPAAREAGVGILARLPLASGLLTGKFTEETTFEADDHRSFNANGEHFNVGETFAGLPFTTGVKLSRELAWIAEGRESMAQAAMRWILEDANITCVIPGFKNVRQVEDNLRAAGARPFTAEELERLRSFYRESVASQIRGPY from the coding sequence ATGAACTACAGACAGCTTGGACATACGGAGCTTCGCGTCAGCGAGGTGAGCTTCGGCACCTGGGCCATCGGCGGCAGCTGGGGGCAGACGAGTGACGAGGAAGCACTGCGCGGGCTGCAGCGTGCGATGGATGAAGGCGTGAACTTCTTCGATACGGCAGATGTATACGGTTCCGGCCATGCGGAGGAGCTTCTGGCGAAGGCGACCCGCGGGCAGGAGGACCGGATCCATATCGCGACCAAATTTTGCCGCGCAGGAGACATTCACGATCCGGCGACATACTCGGAAGAGCAGGTGCGCAGCTACTGTGAGAATTCGTTGAAGCGGCTGCAGCGCGAGCGCATCGACCTGTACCAGATCCACTGTCCGCCGCTGGCGATCCTGAAGGACGGCACGGTCTTCGAGGTGCTGGACAAGCTGCAGCAGGAAGGCAAGATCCGCCATTACGGCGTCAGCGTGGAGACGGTGGAGGAAGGATTGTTCTGCCTCGGCGTGCCTGGGGTGAAAGCGCTTCAGGTGATCTTCAACCTGTTCCGCCAGAAGCCGGCCGAGGAGCTGTTCCCGGCGGCCAGGGAAGCGGGCGTGGGCATCCTGGCCCGCCTGCCGCTGGCCAGCGGCCTGCTCACCGGCAAGTTCACGGAGGAGACGACCTTCGAAGCGGACGATCACCGGAGCTTCAACGCCAACGGCGAGCATTTCAATGTCGGCGAGACGTTCGCCGGGCTTCCGTTCACCACGGGCGTGAAGCTGTCCAGAGAGCTCGCGTGGATCGCCGAGGGCCGCGAAAGCATGGCGCAGGCGGCGATGCGCTGGATTCTCGAAGACGCGAACATCACATGCGTCATCCCGGGCTTCAAGAACGTGCGCCAGGTGGAAGACAACCTGCGGGCGGCTGGAGCTCGTCCGTTCACAGCGGAGGAGCTGGAGCGGCTGCGTTCGTTCTACCGCGAATCGGTGGCTTCGCAGATCCGCGGGCCTTACTGA
- a CDS encoding DinB family protein yields MQLNEDDRELIGIYQRAGGELAQAIEGLSGRDLDRTREPGKWSIREIVHHIVDCDMNYFQINRYALADTGETYFFPVFDAGVWNRTMQHAMRSVEREVKLFGAMRDYIAYLCTVLPGAMDRTLVHEHGRAQVRDAIRHDIAHAAHHIRQIRETRSVHRL; encoded by the coding sequence ATGCAGCTAAACGAAGATGACCGGGAGCTGATTGGGATCTATCAGCGGGCGGGCGGCGAGCTGGCGCAGGCCATCGAAGGGCTGAGCGGCCGGGACCTGGACCGGACCAGGGAACCGGGCAAGTGGTCGATCCGGGAGATTGTGCATCATATCGTGGATTGTGATATGAACTATTTTCAGATTAACCGTTATGCGCTGGCGGACACGGGGGAGACCTACTTCTTCCCTGTATTCGACGCGGGGGTGTGGAACCGGACCATGCAGCACGCGATGCGCTCCGTAGAGAGGGAAGTCAAGTTGTTCGGGGCGATGCGGGACTACATTGCCTATCTTTGCACCGTGCTGCCCGGAGCGATGGACCGGACACTGGTTCACGAGCACGGCAGGGCGCAGGTTCGTGACGCCATCCGCCATGACATTGCGCATGCCGCGCATCACATCCGGCAGATCCGGGAGACCCGAAGCGTACACCGCCTGTAA
- a CDS encoding SRPBCC domain-containing protein, with protein MTTNAMVSRVENERVLVLERVFNAPRELVFRMFKEPEHLQRWWGPRGWEVPVCRIDFRPGGVWHYCMKCVDPNQGDFYGMESWGKGVYKEIVETEKIAYTDYFSDAEGQTNDSMPSTEVTLEFIDLGGQTKLVNRGEYVSAEALKTVMDMGMLQGITETWDRLEERLNEVK; from the coding sequence ATGACAACGAACGCGATGGTTTCGAGAGTAGAAAATGAACGGGTGCTGGTACTGGAGCGGGTATTCAATGCACCGCGCGAGCTGGTGTTCCGGATGTTCAAAGAACCGGAGCATCTCCAGCGCTGGTGGGGGCCGAGAGGGTGGGAGGTACCGGTGTGCCGCATCGATTTCCGTCCGGGCGGTGTATGGCACTACTGCATGAAGTGCGTGGATCCGAACCAGGGTGATTTTTACGGGATGGAATCCTGGGGAAAAGGCGTCTATAAGGAGATTGTCGAGACGGAGAAAATCGCCTATACGGATTACTTCTCGGATGCCGAGGGCCAAACGAACGACTCCATGCCGTCAACTGAAGTAACGCTGGAATTCATCGACCTGGGCGGGCAGACGAAGCTGGTCAACCGTGGGGAATACGTGTCCGCGGAAGCGCTCAAGACCGTCATGGACATGGGCATGCTGCAGGGCATCACCGAAACGTGGGACCGTCTGGAAGAGCGCCTGAACGAAGTCAAGTAA
- a CDS encoding ArsR/SmtB family transcription factor, which produces MSGKKPGMDRTTLSALAEPNRMDIVELLRDGPLTVGEIAGRLGLRQPQVSKHLKVLSDSGILEGKADANRRIYKLRPEPFEALDSWVKSFRRSMEERFDHLEAYLRELQNKDPSSF; this is translated from the coding sequence ATGTCGGGGAAGAAACCAGGCATGGATAGGACGACGCTCAGCGCACTGGCCGAACCGAATCGAATGGACATCGTCGAACTCTTGCGTGACGGCCCCTTAACCGTGGGGGAGATCGCCGGCCGGCTGGGACTTCGCCAGCCTCAAGTCTCGAAGCATCTGAAGGTGCTGAGCGACAGCGGGATTCTGGAAGGAAAGGCCGATGCCAACCGCCGGATCTACAAGCTCCGGCCCGAGCCCTTCGAGGCGCTGGATTCTTGGGTGAAGTCCTTCCGGCGAAGCATGGAAGAGCGATTCGACCATCTGGAAGCGTACCTGCGGGAGCTGCAGAACAAGGACCCATCATCCTTTTAA
- a CDS encoding SMP-30/gluconolactonase/LRE family protein yields the protein MRKSMVISLTAALACLGPLVPAASAAEPVPSNLSVKWDGEPAALANNAFLLDHILYSPYQPAASAMGAEAKWDAASKTLRLHKGTVEVELTAEPSAVEGAEPDGAPLLVIGENAYVPVRFVYERFGYKVGYDQTTRTVLITSEGMADADRHEAAILTDLDPDKATGMRIEGITGDAQGRLYTVDMDSKRLFRILPETGKAEVLTVLPRPATGMTFGPDGALYMASGGGQGVEGVILRVPADVLQGGAFDASKVETFASGTNGANGLVFDGSDRLFVSGGVTGNVYGITPEGKSTVWSSGLKAEREEQKITVNGLAFDKEGRLTIANTSSGEIWKAPVNSADGSIGTPELFAKSPLLYGADGIAFGPDGVLYVCANERNAIVKVTPNGEVSELAANTNEGPLEFPASVHVMGGALYISNFDLPRGTNMPNEPGIGSSIAKIGLQGTEAGGTHSHR from the coding sequence ATGCGTAAATCGATGGTGATTTCCTTGACGGCAGCTCTCGCATGCCTGGGACCGCTGGTTCCCGCCGCGTCGGCGGCCGAGCCTGTTCCCTCCAACCTGTCGGTAAAGTGGGATGGGGAGCCGGCAGCGCTGGCCAACAATGCGTTTCTGCTGGACCATATCCTCTACTCGCCTTATCAGCCGGCGGCTTCCGCGATGGGGGCCGAAGCGAAGTGGGATGCGGCATCCAAGACCCTCCGGCTGCACAAGGGGACGGTCGAGGTCGAATTGACGGCCGAGCCTTCTGCGGTGGAAGGAGCCGAGCCGGATGGGGCGCCGCTGCTTGTCATCGGGGAGAATGCCTACGTGCCGGTGCGCTTCGTATACGAGCGTTTCGGCTACAAGGTGGGGTATGACCAGACGACCCGCACCGTGCTCATCACCTCGGAGGGGATGGCTGACGCTGACCGCCACGAGGCGGCGATCCTGACCGACCTCGACCCGGACAAAGCGACCGGCATGCGCATTGAGGGGATTACCGGGGACGCGCAGGGGCGTCTCTACACCGTCGATATGGACTCCAAGCGGCTGTTCCGGATTCTGCCCGAAACCGGCAAAGCCGAGGTGCTGACGGTGCTGCCGCGGCCTGCCACCGGCATGACCTTCGGGCCGGACGGCGCGCTGTATATGGCCAGCGGCGGGGGCCAGGGCGTGGAAGGCGTCATCCTGCGCGTGCCGGCTGACGTGCTCCAGGGCGGCGCGTTCGACGCCTCCAAGGTCGAGACGTTCGCCAGCGGCACGAACGGGGCCAACGGGCTTGTCTTCGACGGCAGCGACCGGCTTTTCGTCAGCGGCGGGGTCACCGGGAACGTATACGGCATCACGCCGGAGGGCAAGAGCACCGTATGGTCGAGCGGGCTTAAGGCCGAGCGGGAGGAGCAGAAGATCACGGTGAACGGGCTTGCCTTCGATAAGGAAGGCCGGCTGACGATCGCCAACACCAGCTCCGGCGAGATCTGGAAGGCGCCGGTGAATTCGGCGGACGGATCGATCGGAACGCCGGAGCTCTTCGCGAAGAGCCCGCTGCTGTACGGTGCGGACGGCATTGCCTTTGGACCCGACGGTGTGCTGTATGTGTGCGCGAACGAGCGCAACGCCATTGTGAAGGTGACGCCGAACGGCGAGGTATCGGAGCTGGCGGCCAATACCAATGAAGGGCCGCTGGAGTTCCCGGCGAGCGTGCACGTGATGGGCGGAGCGCTGTATATCAGCAACTTCGACCTGCCGCGCGGGACGAACATGCCGAACGAGCCGGGGATCGGATCGTCGATCGCGAAGATCGGCCTGCAGGGAACGGAAGCGGGCGGAACGCATTCTCACCGCTAA
- a CDS encoding nitroreductase family protein produces the protein MSATELLKSRRAVRAYEPREVEEENIHKLLEAATWAPNDRLREPWHFYVVRGEAKARFEAIARTFLEERFPTKPHLVKESLHVLESTPLVIVVTADIVPGDEASSEDNEYAAACAIHSMWLTAQELGLGAVWRTRGIGLARDERLHAFLGSPENRKVIGSVFIGYPAGDTPPTSRKPYQEKSTWL, from the coding sequence ATGAGCGCCACCGAACTGTTAAAAAGCCGCAGAGCCGTCCGGGCATACGAGCCCCGTGAAGTGGAAGAAGAGAACATTCACAAGCTGCTGGAGGCGGCCACCTGGGCGCCGAACGACCGGCTGCGTGAGCCTTGGCATTTTTATGTCGTGCGGGGCGAGGCCAAAGCCCGCTTCGAAGCGATCGCACGCACCTTCCTGGAGGAACGCTTCCCGACGAAGCCCCACCTTGTAAAAGAATCGCTGCACGTGCTCGAGAGCACCCCGCTCGTGATCGTCGTGACGGCCGACATCGTCCCTGGGGACGAAGCCTCCTCCGAAGACAACGAGTATGCCGCCGCCTGCGCGATCCACTCGATGTGGCTTACGGCGCAGGAGCTTGGTCTCGGCGCGGTCTGGCGGACGCGCGGGATCGGCCTGGCCCGCGACGAGCGTCTGCATGCGTTCCTCGGGTCTCCCGAGAACCGCAAGGTAATCGGCTCCGTCTTCATCGGATATCCGGCGGGCGACACGCCCCCTACATCCCGAAAGCCGTATCAGGAGAAGAGCACCTGGCTCTAA
- a CDS encoding S-layer homology domain-containing protein, producing MKKTMSSFLILLMLLLYVIPAVQGADYGVSASVNGSTVELSGSGAGGTGQVTLVILRESDGTRVHIDQTAADGNGSYAFRTVLDGGDYQAVVSTGEEIFLSPVFQVQAGGSGGDGGNDGGGDGGSGDSDNDSDGDGDGDSNSDSGGVTAAPSAPAAPAAPQKPAEPQAPAKPGEPAAAAPAFGDLEPVASWAGPAIRSLGAKGIVNGVSEGSFAPLKEVTRAEYLAMLLRAYGKVDLEAQASFSDVSPRDWHYSVVASAVAQGLVEGVGDNRFEPDRSITREEMSLMTARLLTGIGGKKAVQAEEILRVFKDRESIAPYAAEAVALLVQEGIVNGMTEDTFEPKGMANRAQAAVILARLLGLAS from the coding sequence ATGAAAAAAACCATGTCCTCATTTCTCATACTTCTGATGCTGCTGCTCTATGTGATCCCTGCAGTCCAAGGGGCGGATTACGGTGTCAGCGCATCCGTGAACGGCAGCACCGTGGAGCTGAGCGGCAGCGGGGCTGGCGGCACCGGCCAAGTCACGCTGGTCATCCTGCGCGAGAGCGACGGAACGCGGGTCCATATTGACCAGACGGCTGCAGACGGGAACGGCTCTTATGCCTTCCGCACCGTCCTGGATGGAGGGGACTATCAGGCGGTCGTCTCCACGGGGGAGGAAATCTTTCTCTCCCCTGTATTTCAAGTTCAGGCCGGCGGCTCCGGAGGTGACGGGGGGAACGACGGGGGCGGCGATGGCGGCAGCGGTGACAGTGACAATGACAGTGACGGTGACGGTGACGGTGACAGTAACAGCGACAGCGGCGGAGTAACGGCTGCGCCGTCGGCACCGGCCGCACCTGCGGCCCCACAGAAGCCGGCCGAGCCTCAGGCACCGGCCAAGCCGGGGGAGCCTGCTGCTGCAGCACCGGCCTTCGGCGACCTGGAGCCGGTGGCTTCCTGGGCGGGACCGGCGATCCGGTCGCTTGGCGCCAAAGGGATCGTGAACGGCGTGAGCGAAGGAAGCTTTGCTCCGCTGAAGGAAGTGACCCGGGCGGAGTACCTGGCGATGCTCCTGCGCGCTTACGGCAAGGTCGACTTGGAAGCCCAAGCGAGCTTCAGCGACGTGTCGCCTCGGGACTGGCACTACAGCGTGGTGGCCTCCGCCGTGGCACAGGGCCTGGTCGAAGGCGTCGGTGACAACCGGTTCGAGCCGGACCGCTCGATTACCCGCGAAGAGATGAGCCTGATGACCGCCCGGCTGCTTACTGGGATTGGCGGCAAGAAGGCCGTCCAAGCGGAGGAAATCCTCCGGGTATTCAAGGACCGTGAATCCATCGCGCCTTATGCCGCAGAAGCCGTGGCCCTGCTCGTGCAGGAAGGTATCGTTAACGGCATGACGGAAGATACGTTCGAACCGAAGGGTATGGCGAACCGGGCCCAGGCTGCCGTGATCTTGGCCAGGCTGCTGGGGCTTGCCTCCTGA
- a CDS encoding M20/M25/M40 family metallo-hydrolase has translation MGTHMQGTKDRSRPRKLISLSLALLLAVTGTAPAAYARETGEGTSSSGTGLAGLPLEGLRRAAAVPAEPPGTLAGKHLAYLAETIGTRPAGSEQEAQAAAYISGEFAKLGLAVEEQPFHYTVKQQGLEAELHNEGGEEAGVTLAVYGEDSAAVTVDVYSKNIIATKPGLSPKQIIVGAHYDSVTAGKGADDNASGVAVMLEAAETVAKLDSPYTIKFIAFGAEEEGLRGSKHYAAGMTEEEIRNTAVMINLDSLAAGDKMYIYGSAGSDGWVRTRGLALAEKLGLALETSPGLNPDYPKGTTGDWSDHAPFKAKGIPYAYLEGTNWALGDQDGYTQTVKDGEIWHTPKDTLAYLRENYPGRIEEHLKTFSQVLSGLLTEVGAAGELRLSSDKASMTEKREIEVGFDLPPGTELGELTWTYGGKPLEEWKQWSAKNKSYSGQPFISLAGEPVVEGGRVKAKIAFDLVYTLGNDVPTSNLQNRSIRVLYPELIGTYPLAVSGPQGLIGSSDIKLNVYDSYHTYDELKPAIGKLTSQAKNGRYIDTRVIGKSAEGRDILFTVVAKDQASVDTYLNETVPAMLEHPKEMQEKLASGQLSDVKVPVWINNIHPDEAPGVDVILDFLKTLAVEDQVTFKTKNGDDENAAETEVTLDVNKALDNVIFLLNYTQNPDGRVHNTRGNANGFDLNRDNSYQTQPETQAVTREIAKWSPLSFLDLHGFVGGFLIEPCTPPHDPNFEYDLLMDGMLEQARVMGRAGIANTSYDSYEIPLEDYENAWDDFTPAYTAMYAMEHGALGHTIEIPELNQESQKALYYAGLAAFQYVIDNKTKLFSNQLEYYKRGVEGEDNRAVDTWFVNAKGEVIGRPRQNPNESFFPDYYVLPVSGKLQDNPLEAHRMAEYLLHNGVKVERSTEAVKIEGTDYPAGSYVVDMRQAKRGYANVVLYDGSDVSDWEAMYAEIVQNFAELRGFDRYTVRKPGAFTGKTAAVTSVTIPASAQVGNHASYVVRNTNNAAIQAVNELLGQGKKRAAARRGRRRL, from the coding sequence ATGGGAACACACATGCAGGGTACAAAAGATCGCAGCAGACCAAGGAAGCTGATCTCCTTGTCGCTGGCCCTTCTGCTGGCTGTTACGGGGACCGCCCCTGCAGCCTATGCGAGGGAGACGGGAGAAGGGACTTCCTCCTCTGGCACCGGACTTGCAGGACTCCCGCTGGAAGGTCTCCGCAGGGCGGCAGCCGTACCCGCGGAGCCGCCGGGCACGCTGGCCGGGAAGCATCTGGCCTATCTTGCCGAAACCATCGGCACGCGCCCGGCAGGGAGCGAACAGGAGGCACAGGCCGCCGCCTACATCAGCGGTGAATTCGCCAAGCTGGGCTTGGCGGTGGAGGAGCAGCCTTTTCATTACACGGTGAAGCAGCAGGGCCTGGAAGCGGAATTACATAACGAAGGCGGAGAGGAAGCGGGCGTCACATTAGCGGTATACGGGGAGGACTCGGCAGCGGTAACCGTCGATGTCTACTCGAAAAATATCATCGCGACGAAGCCGGGACTCTCGCCGAAACAGATCATCGTCGGAGCCCACTACGACTCGGTAACGGCAGGCAAAGGGGCCGACGATAACGCGTCCGGCGTCGCGGTCATGCTGGAAGCCGCCGAAACGGTGGCGAAGCTGGATTCCCCTTATACGATAAAGTTCATCGCGTTCGGGGCGGAAGAAGAGGGGCTCAGGGGTTCGAAGCATTATGCTGCCGGGATGACGGAAGAGGAGATCCGGAATACGGCTGTCATGATTAACCTGGATTCCCTGGCTGCCGGCGACAAGATGTACATATATGGCTCAGCGGGATCGGACGGATGGGTCCGGACCAGGGGGCTCGCCCTGGCCGAGAAGCTGGGACTGGCGCTCGAGACGAGTCCGGGGCTGAATCCGGATTACCCGAAGGGCACCACCGGGGATTGGAGCGACCATGCGCCGTTCAAAGCGAAGGGCATTCCGTACGCTTACCTGGAAGGGACGAACTGGGCGCTCGGAGACCAGGACGGATATACCCAGACGGTGAAGGACGGGGAGATCTGGCACACCCCGAAGGACACCCTCGCGTATCTCCGCGAGAACTATCCGGGGCGGATCGAAGAGCATCTGAAGACCTTCTCGCAGGTGCTGAGCGGGCTCCTCACCGAGGTGGGGGCGGCCGGCGAACTGCGGCTGAGCAGCGACAAAGCTTCGATGACGGAGAAGCGGGAGATCGAGGTAGGGTTTGACCTGCCTCCCGGCACGGAGCTAGGCGAGCTCACCTGGACCTATGGAGGCAAACCGCTCGAGGAGTGGAAGCAGTGGAGCGCCAAGAACAAGAGCTACTCGGGCCAACCGTTCATCTCCCTGGCCGGCGAACCGGTTGTGGAGGGCGGACGGGTGAAGGCGAAGATTGCCTTTGATCTCGTCTATACGCTCGGTAACGACGTGCCGACCTCCAATCTGCAGAACCGCTCGATCCGGGTGCTGTATCCGGAGCTGATCGGAACCTATCCCCTTGCGGTCAGCGGCCCTCAGGGGCTGATCGGCTCGTCGGATATCAAGCTGAACGTGTACGACAGCTACCACACGTACGATGAGCTGAAGCCGGCGATCGGGAAGCTCACCTCCCAGGCGAAGAACGGGAGGTATATCGATACCCGGGTCATCGGGAAGTCGGCGGAAGGCCGCGACATTCTGTTCACGGTCGTCGCCAAGGACCAGGCGTCCGTGGATACGTACCTGAACGAGACGGTGCCTGCGATGCTGGAGCATCCGAAAGAGATGCAGGAGAAGCTCGCTTCCGGGCAGCTGAGCGACGTCAAGGTGCCGGTCTGGATCAACAACATTCATCCGGACGAAGCGCCGGGTGTGGACGTCATACTGGACTTCCTGAAGACCCTCGCGGTGGAGGATCAGGTGACGTTCAAGACGAAGAACGGTGACGATGAGAACGCGGCCGAAACCGAGGTCACCCTGGATGTCAACAAGGCGCTCGACAACGTCATTTTCCTGCTGAACTATACGCAGAACCCGGATGGGCGGGTACACAATACGCGCGGGAACGCCAACGGCTTCGACCTCAACCGCGACAACTCCTACCAGACCCAGCCGGAGACGCAGGCAGTCACACGGGAGATTGCGAAGTGGTCGCCGCTCTCGTTCCTGGATCTCCACGGCTTTGTCGGCGGCTTCCTGATTGAGCCGTGCACGCCGCCCCATGATCCGAATTTCGAATACGACCTGCTCATGGACGGGATGCTGGAGCAGGCGAGGGTGATGGGCCGTGCGGGCATTGCCAATACGAGCTATGACTCCTACGAGATTCCGCTGGAGGATTATGAGAACGCCTGGGACGATTTTACTCCGGCGTACACGGCCATGTATGCGATGGAGCACGGGGCGCTCGGTCATACGATCGAGATTCCGGAGCTCAACCAGGAGTCGCAGAAGGCGCTCTACTATGCGGGTCTTGCCGCATTCCAATACGTGATCGACAACAAGACGAAGCTGTTCTCCAACCAGCTGGAATACTACAAGCGCGGTGTGGAGGGAGAGGACAACCGGGCCGTCGACACCTGGTTTGTGAATGCGAAGGGCGAAGTGATCGGGCGTCCGCGCCAGAACCCGAATGAGAGCTTTTTCCCTGACTATTACGTGCTGCCCGTATCCGGAAAACTGCAGGACAACCCGCTCGAAGCCCACCGGATGGCTGAATATCTCCTGCACAACGGAGTGAAGGTCGAACGTTCGACCGAAGCGGTGAAGATCGAAGGCACCGATTATCCGGCCGGTTCCTATGTCGTTGACATGCGCCAGGCCAAACGCGGATACGCCAATGTCGTGCTGTACGACGGCTCGGACGTATCGGATTGGGAGGCCATGTACGCCGAGATCGTCCAGAATTTTGCCGAGCTGCGCGGGTTCGACCGGTACACGGTACGCAAGCCGGGGGCGTTCACCGGAAAAACGGCGGCGGTGACTTCGGTGACCATACCGGCATCGGCCCAGGTGGGGAATCATGCTTCTTATGTTGTGCGCAATACGAATAACGCGGCGATTCAGGCGGTGAATGAACTGCTGGGTCAGGGCAAAAAGCGTGCAGCTGCTCGTCGGGGGCGGCGAAGGCTATGA